The following are encoded in a window of Salvelinus alpinus unplaced genomic scaffold, SLU_Salpinus.1 scaffold_45, whole genome shotgun sequence genomic DNA:
- the LOC139567127 gene encoding streptococcal hemagglutinin-like, translating to MSTQSIPNMLNGVETSGSYSVETSASYSVGTSASYSVETSASYSVETSASYSVETSASYSVGTSASYSVGTSASYSVETSASYSVETSASYSVDTSASYSVDTSASYSVDTSAAYSVETSDSYSVETSAAYSVETSDSYSVETSAAYSVETSDSYSVETSAAYSVDTSAAYSVETSAAYSVDTSAAYSVDTSAAYSVDTSAAYSVDTSASYSVDTSASYSVDTSASYSVDTSASYSVDTSAAYSVDTSAAYSVDTSAAYSVDTSAAYSVDTSAGYSVDTSAAYSVDTSAAYSVDTSAAYSVDTSAAYSVDTSAAYSVNTSAAYSVETSAAYNVDTSADYSVIRPTTVVSSANLMMVLVPQPEAMDYRQHPH from the exons ATGTcgacccagagcatcccaaacatgctcaatgg CGTAGAGACGTCAGGGTCCTACAGCGTAGAGACGTCAGCGTCCTACAGCGTAGGGACGTCAGCGTCCTACAGCGTAGAGACGTCAGCGTCCTACAGCGTAGAGACGTCAGCGTCCTACAGCGTAGAGACGTCAGCGTCCTACAGCGTAGGGACGTCAGCGTCCTACAGCGTAGGGACGTCAGCGTCCTACAGCGTAGAGACGTCAGCGTCCTACAGCGTAGAGACGTCAGCGTCCTACAGCGTAGACACGTCAGCGTCCTACAGCGTAGACACGTCAGCGTCCTACAGCGTAGACACGTCAGCGGCCTACAGCGTAGAGACGTCAGATTCCTACAGCGTAGAGACGTCAGCGGCCTACAGCGTAGAGACGTCAGATTCCTACAGCGTAGAGACGTCAGCGGCCTACAGCGTAGAGACGTCAGATTCCTACAGCGTAGAGACGTCAGCGGCCTACAGCGTAGACACGTCAGCGGCCTACAGCGTAGAGACGTCAGCGGCCTACAGCGTAGACACGTCAGCGGCCTACAGCGTAGACACGTCAGCGGCCTACAGCGTAGACACGTCAGCGGCCTACAGCGTAGACACGTCAGCGTCCTACAGCGTAGACACGTCAGCGTCCTACAGCGTAGACACGTCAGCGTCCTACAGCGTAGACACGTCAGCGTCCTACAGCGTAGACACGTCAGCGGCCTACAGCGTAGACACGTCAGCGGCCTACAGCGTAGACACGTCAGCGGCCTACAGCGTAGACACGTCAGCGGCCTACAGCGTAGACACGTCAGCGGGCTACAGCGTAGACACGTCAGCGGCCTACAGCGTAGACACGTCAGCGGCCTACAGCGTAGACACGTCAGCGGCCTACAGCGTAGACACGTCAGCGGCCTACAGCGTAGACACGTCAGCGGCCTACAGCGTAAACACGTCAGCGGCCTACAGCGTAGAGACGTCAGCGGCCTACAACGTAGACACGTCAGCAGACTACagcgtgatcaggcctaccactgttgtgtcatcggcaaacttaatgatggttttggtaccccaaccagaagccatggattacaggcaacatccgcactga